CGAATAAGGTAAAGCCGTGGCATAAGCGAAAGTCATCTTCCCCAGGTTAAATTCGCCGTTGGTTACCGCTACTCTCAGGATATGATCGCCTGCTGTCAGCGGGATATTGCTGACGATTTTATCCACCCAATTGCCCCAGTCTCCTGTAGTGTTTAACGCGATGTCATTGGTTGCCGCATTGCCATCAATTTCAAAATGGAAAGGCCCGCCGCCATTGCTGTTTCCGGAAGCATAACGCAGGGTCGCATTGTACAGGCCTGATGTTTGTACGTGAATGCTGTATTCCATCCATTCGCCAGAAGCTATCCATCCAACGGTCGCCCCTTCATTGGCATCAACGGCTGCATCAACATATTCTGTAGGCCTGTAGCCGCCTTCATTGGTTTGTGACGAATCATTGTACGAAATATTCTGGCCAATGCCACCTTCAAAAACATCGTAATTCCCTGCCTGGATCATTCCCGGAATCTGGGAAGGGGTGCCTGAAAACGGAACCTGGTCGCCCACCTGAACAGCAATGATATTGGTAATGTTAAATAGATTCTCTACATAGACTTTCGCATACATCCCATGAATTCCCAAAGTCAGGTTTGTCGCCTGGATCTCATATGGAGCGGCCATATCTTCCCCTATCAGATTTTCGCCATCGTAAAATGCGACTTTCGTAATTCCCGTTCCGGTTACAGCAGCGGTAAGATGTACACTGCCGTTGGGATAGGCCTGGTAGAAATCGGCAGAAAGTACGCCAGTGGCATTGATGTCACGGCTCGTAGCCATATCATTTGCAGGAACATGCAATATATATCCGTCGGAGAAAGTAACATCAATAGCCGAATCTCCGTAATTATGCGCTACATAAGTGGTAATGCCGTTTGTTGTGAACGTTGCTGTAATCGGATAATCTGCAGTAATATTCGCATTTACATTGCCTAAAGCATTCATGGAGTGCAGCCAATGATAGGTTTGCGCATCGGATATACCAAACTTCAAACCGCGATCCGGGTACGAATCGTACAAGTTTATCGCTGCCTGAGGATTGATAAATGCCAGATATTCCCAATACACATCATGCCAAAGGTTTGCATTTGCCTGATTGCTTAAAATTCCGGTGTTTGATGACATTTCATTCCAAAGTGACTGTACGTAAGCGGTATTTTGACCTAAATACAATGAGCCACCGTGAATCGGATACATTTCAATACCATATGCGGCAGCGATATCTCCAGTCCAGAAGGTTTGGTTGTCATAGCCATTTCCCCAGATCCTTGATGCCACCTTGAAGCCGTAACCGGGCTTAAACGTACGGTTGTTGACATCAAACCAATATTCTTCTATCGCGGTCTGTTCCGTAGTGTAAATGTAGATTCCCAGATCGCGTATCGCATTATTTTCGGTAATTGTCCCCCAATGGATCAGCGATGACGCGAACTGCATGCTTTCGGAAGTCGATTCCTGGTCGTTGCCAAAAGGAAACGTTGCGAAACCATTTGCCCAACTGTGTCCTGCATACGGACTGAAATTACGCAAATAAGGAAACATTAAGTCATTCCTGTCACTTGATGCGGCATCACGTACCAACATGTTAATCATCGGTCCCCACTGGTTTGCCCAACCTGGTTCAAACTGTTCCATAAAAGCTGCGGCATGTATGAAATAGCCCCAGTGAAAATGATGGTCGTTAATATTGGAATCCTGGCCGTGCCCCGCCGGATAGCCAATCAGCGTAGACCATGTAGGGTTATAATAAAACAGGAAAGCCACTTCACCTGAATCCGCTTTAAGCCAGTCTTCAAGGCGTTCTTTTATGGTAGCGACAATTTTATTCCGTGCTTGCACTTCACCGGTTTCGTCGGCAATCCGTGCGGTTTGGATTAAACGGTTCATGACCTGGCCTTCGTTATAAGAATCGGTCCAGGTGGCCAGTCCATCATTTTCAATCTGGGCAATTTTACTGTCGAGTTTGGCGGGATTGAAGCCGGGACTGTAATTGTCAAGGTAAGGCAAGGTGGGCAATATGCCTTTAAAAGTATTTTCGACAGTAAAAGTATTTCCGTCAAGCGTCCTGATCTCTCCTCGGATAGAAGGATATGCGTAGCCAGAAGGTGTTGCCGAAGCTGAAGCCAAATGCGCCCATTGATGCGGCAATAGACCCAATAATATATTGGTTTCCGTCCCTTCTTTTACATCAGTGGTAACATTGAAAACAGTGGTCAGTTTGGCTGTCGCCTGGTTGTAATTCCATTCGGAAGTCGTATTGGCAGGAAATACATAAGCATATTTTTTATATAGATTAGCCACCGCTGTAACATCACTTGCCGAAGGTGGAATGTAAGCCATCGACCAGTAATTTTTATTGTTAAGGGTTGAGGTATACGTATTCCCTGTTTGTAGCCAGCTGCTGCCAACCGGTGCATAAACGGCGAAATCTGCGCCCTGGTGGGAATTGGTGACAACCAACATTTCATTGCTGATGGTTACCGTTCCTTCTGTAATTTTCAGCTGTGCTACATCGGCGGAATTTTTTGTGAAATAAATAAAAGGCATCCCGATCCCAGCCGTTGCTTCAAACTGGTGTGCGCCATTGCTCCAGTCCATGGTAACGGTCCAGTCGGAGTAATCGGCAACTTTCGTCTGTGCGGCATTCAGTCCCGTTACGCCGACAGTTATTGGTAAAGCATCGTCCAATGGCTGGCTCGCTCCGTTTGGAGTCGATGTCGGTACAATGTAACTTACAACCAAACCATCGTTCACCGTTTTCATTGCCAACGGATAATTGAACAGGTTGGCAGCATGGTTTTCTTTTAATAATGCGGACCACCAATCATTCGTCGGGACTGGTTTCCCGACAGCATTGCCCGTGAGCTGGGGTGCGCCGGACGGAAATGCATTTCTTCCCGCTGAATCTGTTCCGGGAAAAGAATTGGAATATCCACCGCTACCGACGGTTGTAAATTGTGCGTGGATTTGTGTAGTAAAAACCACACACAGCAGTGTAAAAATCTGAATAATGTTTTTTTGGTAAATATTTTTCATGAATTTTTTAATTTCCTGCAATTTAAGGAGTGTCATTTACGATAAGTGCCATTTTGGATATATACAAACCATACACGGCTGCGCTTCAGACGGAATGAGCATATCTGCAACTATACTTTACCTATACAAACCCGATAGAGAAGTTTGACATTGCTTACATTCTATGGTAGTTGTTTGATATTATTCGCTATTTTTGGAAGCATTTAAAAAATTGATTTCCATGTGGGAAAAAGTACAGCATACGGCGGCTTTCATCAACGAAAAAACAAATCATTTCAACCCTCAATACGGCGTAATCCTTGGTTCCGGCCTGGGGAGTTTTACCGACGATATTGATATTCAATTCACGATTCCATATCATGACATCCCGAATTTCCCGGTTTCGACGGTGCAGGGGCATAAAGGTGCTTTGGTTTTTGGTATGATAGGCAGCAAAAAAGTCGTGGCGATGCAAGGCCGTTTTCATTTTTATGAAGGCTATGACATGAAAGAAGTGACTTTCCCGGTGCGCGTGATGAAATACATCGGCGTGGAAAAACTCATCGTATCCAATGCCTCAGGAGGTGTAAATCCAAATTATAAAGTGGGTTCGATTGTCATTCTGAAGGACCAGGTCAATTTATTGCCGGAGCATCCGTTGCGCGGTGTCAACGATGAGCGTTTCGGTCCGAGGTTTGTAAATATGAGTGAACCTTTTTCAGTTAAAATGATGGCCAAAGCCAAAGAAGTTGCTGCGCAGTTGGGAATTCCCGTTCAGGACGGCATTTACCTTGGGTTGCAGGGGCCGACATTTGAAACACTTTCTGAATATAGGATGGTCAAAATCCTAGGTGCGGATTGCGTCGGAATGTCTACCGTTCCTGAAGTGATTGTGGCCAGGCATATGGATCTGGAAACTTTCGGGATTTCCGTCATTACCGATATGGGCGATGAGGAAAGCATTGGAACGATAACCCACCAGGAAGTTTTGGAAGCGGCCCAAAAAGCGGAGCCGTTGGTCCGGAATTTAATTAAAAACCTGATTGAACAGTATTAAGCACTTTCTTTCTGTACGTATTCAGCAATGATAGCAAAGAAATTATCAGGCTCGAAAGGTTTGGTGATTACCTCATTCATACCATATGACAACAGCATTTCGCGGTTTTCCAATAATGAAATGGCAGTCAGTGCAACAATAGGCGTATTGGAGTCAAAAAGGCGTATTTGCTGCGTGGCAATGGTTCCGTTGATGCCAGGAAGGTGTACATCCATCAGGATCAGGTCGTAGCGGTTTTGCCGGGCTATAATTACGGCTTCTTCCCCGGTTTCAACAATTTCGCAGCACATCTGCTTTTTTTCCAGCAGCCTCTTGGTAATCATCTGATTGATTTTATTATCCTCAACCAATAGTATCCTTTTGGAAATGAAATCTTTGTCGTCAAAGTTTTGCCCGGTAACCGGTTGTATGTTGCCTTCCCTAAATTCCAGAGTAAACGAAAAAACGGTACCCTGCCCGATTTTACTAGAGAGATTGATATTGCCGCCCAGTATGATGATCAGCCTCCTGACGATGGCCAGGCCGAGTCCGGTACCGCCGTATTTGCGGTTAATTTCAATCGAGCCTTGTGAAAAACTCTCAAAAACACTTTCCTGTTTGTCCGCCGGAATCCCAATACCGGTATCAGAAACTTCGAAATATACGGTAGATTTCCTGTTTTCAGATTTGAGCAGTTTCAACAAAACCGAAATTTTTCCCTGTTGGGTAAACTTTATGGCATTGTTAATCAGGTTCATGAATATCTGTGATAATTTTGTCGGGTCCCCGATAAGCATTTCGGGAATGTCGGGATCAATTTGCAGGGTAAATTCGTTTTTGTTCTTAGCAGCCTGCTCCTTCATGGACTGATGTATGCCTGTAAATAGTTCTCGTACATCGAAATCTATTTTCTCCACTTCAATGTTTCTCGATTCAATACGATTGATTTCAAGGATTTCATTGATATAATTTAAAAGATAATTCCCGGAAAACTGAAGTGAATTCAGGTAATCCAGTTGAGAAGGTTTTGGATCCTCCTCAATAAGCAGGTGTGTTATTCCGGTAATGGCATTCAGCGGCGTGCGCAATTCATGGCTCACTGTAGAAAGGAATTCGGACCTGGCCGTAGATGCCCTTTCTGCCTTTTCTTTAGCCAACAGCAATTCGCTGTTTTTTTCCTGCAGCAACGCATTGTTCTGTTTGCGGATAATATTATTCCGGTACAATGAAAGGCTCAGTAGCGAGAGTATTGAAATCAAAGCCAGGCTGAGGATGCTGACAACCTTTGAGAATTTACTCTCCGGATTAATAGTATTATGTGCAGAAACTTCCTCAGGTTTCAGGCTGTTTTGTGATTTTGAAGGAGTAGTATTGTCGAAAAGAGAGAAGAAATCAGAAGGGGAGGCTAAATTGATTGTGATTGTCTTTTCTTGTAACGCCGCTGCGGAAACCCTCAAATTACCACACAAAATTAAAAGTAAGAAAACAATTATTAACCTCATTGCATTGTCCTGATTAGCCGCAATAAATATAATTTATTTCTGAAACAAAATCCTAATTAAATCGATAATTCTTGACGAATAGCCAATCTCATTATCGTACCAGCCGACCACTTTTACCATTTTGTCAATCACAGATGTCAATTGCGCATCAAATAAGCAGGAATTGCGATTTCCTAAAATATCAACTGAAACAATCGGGTCCTCGGTATAAGCCAGGATACCTTTCAGGTCACCTTGTGAGGCTCTTAGAAAGGCATCGTTGATTTCGTCAATACTGACTTCACGTTTTACATAACAGGTAATGTCTGTCAGCGAGCCATCCGGTACAGGAACACGGATGCCACTTCCGCCAATTTTACCATCAAATTCCGGGAATATTTTGGTCAGTGCTTTTGCAGCGCCGGTGGTTGTAGGAACAATCGATTGCGACGCGCCGCGGGCCCTGCGTAAATCCTTATGCGGTTGGTCGTGCAGGCTTTGGTCAGTAGTGTAGGAGTGGACCGTAGTGATATATGCCTGTTCGATCCCGCATAATTCGCTAATGATTTTAATCATCGGGGCAGCATTGTTTGTCGTACAGCTGGCGTTGGAGACGATGGTTTCAGTACCGTCTAGAATGTGTTCATTTACGCCCAATACCACGGTTTTGATACTGTCTACTTCCGAGGGTGCCGACAGGATCACTTTTTTGGCTCCGGCCAAAATGTGTGCGTTGATTTCGTCAAAAGTTTTATACTTTCCGGTGGATTCGATAACCACATCAACATTAATGGATTTCCAGTCAAGGTTAGAAATCTCCTTTTCATGGAAAAAACGGTAAGATTTCCCATTGACGATTATGGAATCTTCATCGAAACTACAGTCGTAAGGTAAAATGCCGTGGATGCTGTCATATTTGATAAGATGCGACATCGTTTTATTATCGGCGATATCATTAATGCCAACGACTTCAATTTCAGGATGGTCAATCAGTAACCGGAATACATTGCGTCCGATGCGCCCGAAGCCGTTGATGGCGATTTTTGTTTTCAATTGGTTCAGGGTTCAGGGCCAGGGCTGAGGGGTTTGGCGTGCACCTTGAACCCCGTACCTTGTGCCGTTAAAGAATATGTTTCTGTGCATGGTAACTCGAGCGCACCAAAGCCCCGCTTTCTACATGGCGGAAGCCCATTTCCTTACCGATTTCCTCGTATTTCTTAAATTGCTCCGGCGTAATGAATTCCTTCACCGGCAGGTGTTTTTTTGAAGGCTGCAGGTATTGCCCGATCGTGACGATATCCACATTGGCATCCCGCAGGTCGCGCATGGTCTGGAGGACTTCTTCCTCAGTTTCCCCAAGGCCGAGCATGATCCCGGATTTGGTACGGTTGATTCCTTTGGCTTTTAAATACCTTAAAACCTCGAGGCTGCGGTCATATTTTGCCTGGATACGGACCTCGCGTGTCAATCGGCGTACGGTTTCCATATTGTGTGACACGACTTCGGGATTGGCTTCCACGATCCGGTCGATATTCCTTTCGATGCCCTGGAAATCAGGAATCAGTGTTTCTAAAGTTGTTTCAGGATTCATCCTGCGAATGGCTTTGACCGTCTCAATCCAGATGATGGAACCGCCATCTTTCAGGTCATCCCGGTCAACGCTGGTCACTACGGCATGCTTGATCTTCATGATCTTGATGGAGCGCGCCACTTTTTCCGGTTCATCCCAATCCACAGTTTCCGGCCGGCCTGTTTTTACGCCGCAGAAACCACACGAGCGCGTGCATACGTTTCCGAGGATCATAAAAGTAGCGGTACCTTCACCCCAGCATTCCCCCATATTCGGGCAGCTTCCTGAGGTACAGATCGTGTTGAGTTTATATTTATCGACCAGTCCGCGGAGCTCGGTGTATTTCTGGCCTATCGGTAGTTTTACCTTAAGCCATTTTGGCTTACCAACGGGGAGTGCGTTGTCTAAAACAGTTTCCATAGCAACATTTTTATCGGGGACAAAGATACGGAATAGTATTCAGTTGACTGTATTAATTTGTCGCGTGTTTCAATTGATAAGTCCTGTTGATACCGGGCCGGTACAGCGTCATAGTACCGTTTTCGATGGTGGCCGAAAAATACAATTCGTTGTCACTAATGCGCCTGCATTCATAAGTATTGGTGCCCGTTTCTGCCCATTTATAAGCATTTTCCGAGACCAAATCACACGGAATTTCCGCTGAAAGAGATGCTTCGTTGTAAAAGTTGTCCGTGCCAAAAGCGTACCTCCAGTTGTTTTCACAACCGGTTAACGCAGCTTCATTTGTTGTCGATTGGTTTCCCTGGAACGCTTTGGTGATTTTCCAGATACCAAGTATGGAATCATCTGCTTTTTCATTTTCAGAAGAACAGGAAAAAAGCAAAATAGCGATTATGGGTAAGATGAATTTGAGTTTCATAAATTGGATTTGTTTGTTTTAGGAAGAAATTTGAAGAGTGCATTAAGCAGTCCCAGGATCAGTGCGCTGACGATGGCAACAAAAAAACTTTTACAAAGTAATTTCCAGATTGCAATCGGGTTTTCAAGATTCATGTCGAAAAGGCCGAAGATGAATTGATAGGTCATGATGCCTGCCGCCGAAGCGACAAAAGCCACTTTGAAATAAGTGAGCCGGGATATTTTATCTGGTGTTTGCATAGGTAAAAGTTTGAAACAAATTTACAGTTTATTTATTGTATAAAATCCCCGAGCGCTGTTGTAAAATGCGTCCATCCAAGCATGAAATTGTCTTTGGACAATGCGGGGAATTCCTCCGGCTTGAAACTTGCCAGGCCGCTGTGGGTTAACGTCAGTTTTGTTTTTTCACCTTTCGGGGAAATCTCAAATTGCAACAGGGAATTTCCGGGATAACCTGCATAACGCCATTCATATGCGATTTTTTGCAGCGGGATCACTTCCGTGACTTTCCAGATGTGCACGAAATCCTTGCCTTCATGGTGTACGTTGAATTCGGTCTGAAAACCAGCTTTGGGTTTAAAATCGGCAAGCTGCGGGAAATACCATTGTTTCATTTGGGCAATATCGGTTAAGGCGTTCCAGGTCTTTTCTCCGGAAGCATCATAAATATGTTCGATTACAAGTTTATCGTTATCCATGTTTTTCGATTTTATGGGATGGTGCATTAAAAGTAAATATTTTTTAGCTTTACGAAAAATACCTAATGTCTTTACTCAGCAAAATTAACACTAAGGCTACCGCCGATGCCAATACGGGTTTCGGGACCAATCCGGGCAGTTACGGCGGCCGTTTCATCAATAAGGATGGGACTGCGAATATCAGCAAGCGTGGGATGAATCTTTTTTCGCGCATCAGCTGGTACCACACAATGATCAGTATGCCGCGCTGGAAATTCATGTCGATCCTTTTTACGTTTTATATTTTAGTGAATTTCGTTTTCGCGTGCATTTATTACTTTATCGGTGTCGAATACCTGGACGGGATTGAAACTACAGGCAGCGAAATCGTAAAATTCGGGAAGGCCTACTTCTTCAGCGCACAAACGTTTACAACGGTGGGTTACGGCCACATCAGCCCGAATGGCTTCCTGACGAGCTCGCTGGCAGCAGGAGAAGCTTTAGTGGGGTTGTTGAGTTTTGCGATTGCGACGGGACTTTTCTTCGGGCGGTTCAGCAAGCCGGTGGCACATATTAAATTTTCGCATAACGCATTGATTTCTCCATACCGCGGCGGATCGGCACTGATGTTAAGGCTCACGCCATTCAAGAATACTGATTTTTCGGATGCGGTGGCCAAAATGACGCTTGGGATGAGCATTGAAGACAATGGGAAACTGACCAATAAATTTTATTCGCTTCCGCTCGAACTCGACAGGATCAATGCGCTCACGCTGAGCTGGACGTTGGTGCACCCGATTACTGAGGACAGTCCGCTATGGGGTTTTAAGGAAGCCGATTTCAAATCTGTGGAAGGGGAGATTTTAGTGTATATCAGGACGTTTGACGATATGTTCAGCACAACGGTCGTGGCAAAGACCTCATATACGTTTGAGGAAATAGTGTATGGCGCGAAATTCGAGATCATGTATACTGAAAACGAGGCGAATACGAAAACCATATTGCATTTGGATAAACTTAATGAGTTCCGTAAAATGGTGTTGGATTAAAATAAAAAAGCACCTCCTTTGAAGTGCTTTTTTTATGCTTGAAAAGCGATTATTTTACTGTAAACTCACATTTCACCGCGACTTTATTGGATACTTTGCTTTTTACCACCGATGGGATGGCTATGCCGTAATCATCAGCATTGACGAAAAAGCTGGAAATGATTTCTATACCACCGTCAGCTTTACGGATTTTAGCGGTAATGGTAATATCCTTCACCTTGCCGTGCAATTCGAGTTTGCCTTTCATCGTATAATCCTTTGCCGTCGAGGTTAACGCGGCCGCGTCGAAATTCTCGATTTTCCCCTTGAAGGTTGATTTCGGGTATTTGTCGCTTTCGGCATAATTTTCATTGAAATGTTCTTCCATTAATGCCACTTTAAACCGAAAACCTTTCATCAGCGCAAGGCTGGCGATTTCTCCGGTTTTTGGGTTAAGTACACAGGTAACGGCATCGTTTTTGGCTTTTACCTCTTCAAAAGCGGGTACTGAAGCTTCGAATGTAATCTTTCCGGTTTTGGTCATCATTTTTTCCTGTGCGGAAACCGTTACGGCGACCATCATCAGTGCAATCATCAGAAATTTTTTCATATTTTTTGTTTTTATTGTTCCAGTAATCCGTCTTCAAGCCATTGGTTAATGACATCTATATTGTGTTGCGGCATTCTTGGACCGCCATTGGGCATAAGTCCTTCTTCTCCATTTTGCCTCGAAATCCTGTTCAAAAGGCCGCGGTTCAAAACCGCATTCTTCACATCCTCGTAAGTAGTCAACTGCATAGGGGCGCCATTTACAGGCGGAGAAGTGTGGCAGAAAAGACAATTGTTCGTGATAATGGGTTTTACATTGGCATTATAAGTGACCGTTCCGGTTATGGGTTGCCCGTCAAGCAGGTCTTCGGGGCTGTCATTAGTACAGGCGGCCAGTAATAGCCCGCAGCATGTTATTTTTAAAAGTGTCTTGATATGCATTTTCATAGGATTTTATTCAAAAATAAATAATTAAGTTTGTAAGAAAACAAATGATATGAAAAAAATTATACTTACCATTTTTGTCGTGGTTGCCGTTGCCGCGGTAGGACTTTATTTTTACATGTATAAAGACCATCGGGATATTACTGCTGAAGATGCGGCTTATACCGTGAAGGTTGCGGAGCTCCAAAAGGAATTTTCCGGGAATGACAGCATTTCCAATAAAAAATACCTCGACAAAACTATTGAAGTATACGGCAAAATCACCAGTACGGATTTAGCAGCACATTCCATTATGCTTGATGAGAAATTATCGGCCAGGCTGAAAGATTCAACCGCGACAGGTTTTGAGGTGGGGAAATCAATTAAAATCAAGGGGCGTTTTGTTGGATATGATGACCTGCTCGAAGAATTCCAACTGGATCAGGCTACTGTTTCCAAATAATTTTAAGCTATTATTTCACTTAATCATAACCTATGAAAAAATTATTACTATCATTATTTTTATTACCTGCACTTTCTTTTTCACAGGAAGATTTGCTCGCGGGAGTGGATTCCGTCAGCACCAAAGAAAAAGTTGAGTCTGCTTTTAAAGGCCTGAAGATTGTTAATCTGGAGTCGAACAAATTGGCTGCAAAAGGCGACTTATATTTTATCGTAGCACACCGTTTCGGGTCGATAAAGGATGATTTTGAAGGTTTCTACGGACTGGACAATGCCGTGACGCAATTGAAATTCCTTTATGGCTTGACCAATTGGCTGACAATAAGCGGGGCCAGGAGCGAAGTGGCTTATGACTTCTCGCTCAAATATACCCTGCAAAACCAAATTAAGGATGGATTTCCATTTGCCATTGCCGGTTTCAGCAGTCTTGCGATAAACAATACGCTTAAGGAAAGTAATTACCCAAATATGAAGGGTGAAGACAGGCTGATTTACGTGCAACAGCTTTTGGTTTCAAGGAAATTCAATGATAAATTATCGTTGGAAGTGGCTCCGACAATTTTCCACGAAAATTTTGTCGATAATGATGATCAGGAGAATACGCAATATGCCATCGGTATGGGCGGCAGGTATAAAATCGGTAAAAGATGGTCCGTGAACGTGGATTATGCCGCACACCTGAACCGCGCTTCGAATTCGATTTATAAGAATCCATTATCGGTAGGTGTCGATCTTGAA
This genomic stretch from Flavobacterium pallidum harbors:
- a CDS encoding OB-fold protein, with the translated sequence MKKIILTIFVVVAVAAVGLYFYMYKDHRDITAEDAAYTVKVAELQKEFSGNDSISNKKYLDKTIEVYGKITSTDLAAHSIMLDEKLSARLKDSTATGFEVGKSIKIKGRFVGYDDLLEEFQLDQATVSK
- a CDS encoding DUF5777 family beta-barrel protein, producing MKKLLLSLFLLPALSFSQEDLLAGVDSVSTKEKVESAFKGLKIVNLESNKLAAKGDLYFIVAHRFGSIKDDFEGFYGLDNAVTQLKFLYGLTNWLTISGARSEVAYDFSLKYTLQNQIKDGFPFAIAGFSSLAINNTLKESNYPNMKGEDRLIYVQQLLVSRKFNDKLSLEVAPTIFHENFVDNDDQENTQYAIGMGGRYKIGKRWSVNVDYAAHLNRASNSIYKNPLSVGVDLETGGHVFQMHFTSSQQIHEAGFLGQTTGDWSKGDIFFGFNLSRVF